The region AGTTTTGTTTTCTAACGAGCGTAGAAAATGAGGACAGGGTGTGTGTCAGGGATCATTGTCGCATCGTTTAGTCAGCATCCTAATGTCTATTAACACAGTACCAGTAACAATAATCCTAGATTAAACACGCTAAACGTTTTGTAGTTCGGTCTCTAATAAatctaatttattaattaatccaAACTGTGCTACCAAGTATGATGTAAATGTAAATTCCTTGAAAGAACAGACCGTACATCCTGTGTAAAACGAAGTGCATCCAAAACTGGAAGTAAACTTAACAGAGCAGTATCTCCCGCGTCGCTAAACCATGACTTTATTGGTATTGCATTATCTGCCATAAAcagaaaaaaaggaataaacaATCGCTTCCTAAAAATGCTTAACACGTGAATAACATTTTTAAGTCTAAAATATCTAAAAACGAAatatcaattaaaaaattatagttGTCCAATATAACATCCAAGAAAATCCGATTATACAACACTttctttatgtaaaaatatgctATTCAATTTCTAACGAATGGATTATGATTTTCTTGAATGCTGGAGATAAAAAgcattgaataaaaataaaatctaaTCTTTAATCTAGTACCTGATACACaggaattattaaaaaaaacgaTTAAAACAGTCGAAATTAGTTCATTGCCAATTCGGCGTAGTGTCCAGTGCTTATTCAAGTGGAGGAGCATTGGCAATTGAGCATATTTTACATCTATCCATAGGCCTGTATTCAGTGCTTGCTTACAGAACATCAACGCTGATAGCTGCAAATAGATAcgtttttcaataaaatttatcTCGGTGTTCGATTTCATTATTTGTTTACCCAGTCAAACTATATAAAATGTAAGTGTAGGAACTAAACGAcatgaaagaaaaattataaaatatgtcaATGTTTTCTCTGTTATTAATGCGCGCAGCAccgtttatttaaaataattacagCAATGATCATATCAACGATAATAACAGTAATAGATGCACCGAAAttgatttaaattaaaaaattaataaattcgttTTGGTAGAAAAAGTTTCATAAAATAAACTACGTATCTTAAATAATGTTTTAAATCTTAGTTTCGATGTTTTagtttacaaaataaaattgcaaTGATGGAATAATTTGATATCAATGGCTGCATAGACAATATAaactcataaaataatatataattctgTATTTATCTGTATCCCTAACAACTACAATCAGTACACAAAACGTCTTTAATCATTAAAGCATATGGACATCAGAATGTATTTGTAAAATGTTATTTATGAGTGGAATTTCTGAATGAATTTGATTAAGAGTTGTTGAGTAATGAGATTAGGAAATATttaatcaatatttttaatgtagATCGAGATACAATTATTCCACTACACATAGTTGTGCACATGTAAGCAAGTTCTGACTACAGGTTGTGATATATAGTACATGATACGACAAtagtattaaaattataaaaacaatcctatatgtaaatatgtatactAAATTCGTGTATATATTCATTTCATCTTTTATTAATCGTTTTTGTATTTGTAATAATTTGTTCACAATTATTGTTGTATCATGCATAAAATTAAACAGTTTTACAATACATGATTATTTTTAATACATacgaaaaaaattaaaaaactaGGAAATCGTGTTAAATCAGACAACTACATTATAAGagttatgaaaaattaatattattgcattaagaaaaacaaatattatGAATACTTACGAGGATAAGCCCTGTAGGCTCCAGGACTGTTATCAAGTATAAAGACTGATGCTAGATCTGAACAAATTGCAGATAGATCTTTAGTATAGGAACCCATTTCTGGTGTACAATGTTGTCTATAGTATCTTCTTCTTAAAATACCCCTGTTGTTATCTAACTTTTCTGCAACAGCTGCTCCATAGATTTCCATGGAAGCAGTGAAAACCACTAGTTCGTACCTTTAAGaataggaaaaagaaagaacatttatttttcaatatatttaatagcatatgttatattaaaaatatcaacaGTTCATAATTGATATGATTTCTTATCTAAAGGCATAATAAGTACAAAGTCtcaattgaaatataaatgaaagttATTTTCTGATAATGAAACTTACCATTGACTAACAATATCTAGAAAGAAATCTACATGTGGTCTTTTGTGGACAAAAAATCTGACTGGATGTCTATCTATTTTCACCTTAAGAATAAAATCTGGTGGTGTACCAAATCTAACTGTTGGCCTTGCTACTCCATCATGATGAGAGTGAATTAATGTTTCATCCAAATCCAATACTAGTACTTTCCTTTTAACTATACCTATAATACATTTTAGTTATATATACACATTAATAGCTTATAGCAACATATCTAACATAGAATATCAGTAATACTTACTAAGTCTGTGCCTTGACAATGGAGATAATGGAAAGATCTCATATTTAACAGGTTGCATTTGTGATATCTAAAAATGCATCAATTATAAaacatgaattatttatttaatatttagcatatatataataatgccTCTATTATTAACATAAATAAGCAACAGAAATAATGATTGAATGCAGTGTGCTTACataaaacatatttatattaatgGAATATGACATGTGTAAAAATAAGGGAAAATAATGTAagggaaaataataaaaagattcTTCAAATTAAGATACTTTATTGTTTTATGGTAAACAAATGTCATTATTTACCTGGCTGttaaaatatatctaatatGTGAGAAACACAATACATAGAACACAATATATACATCGTTTACTAATTAAAAATGCTGATTAACAATGATATAGCAAAAGCATATGATACTTCAAATCTTCATATGACCCTCCAGAAAATATGataatcatgattattctataTGTTTTTACCATCAAAAGCAAAAGAAAGGGATTACAATGTTAAAGAAAAGAGCTTTTAATCATTGCACGGAATGTTTTAACATAATTAACGCTGCATTATGAACACACTATATTGTGACAACATGATCATAACAAATATTCACTGGAACCGACGGAAAATTGTTGTGAATGGAAAAACGtgaattaatatatttaatggAGAAATTGACACAATACCAGGAggatattatgttataaaaattgtaagGGAAAAAATGCTAGTAGAGGCGCGAAGCACCTACTTACGGCTCTAACCTGCTTCTTGAGGAGAAAGAAGACGCATGTCCACAATCGGGAGGCCATCAAGAGGAAAGCTCTCATCCCCATCTGCAATTGCTTCAGCATCTCTACTGATCTTCTTACCGGGCCGAAGTCCGGCAACACTTGATCTCCAGTCTCGCCTACGTTAGGGTCTCTTTTTCCCTTGCAACACTCCACTTCACGTTGTAGTATTATACAAACTTTATCGTAAACAAACGTCTTTTACGCGAATAGGAAACATGGAATCTGAATATTCATCAACATTACGAACCTTCCGCGTATAGTAGCGGCGTGCACATGCAAATACGCTTTTCCATATCTTGTCATGTTTTGGTAGAAACTACAGGCAAAATCTATGTGCGAATCTTTTTCACATACACCACGCAGTAGCCGCCATCTTTCGCACATCGACCCAATTTTTCCATGCGCTTAGCTAGCGCGCATGATATTCTCAAAATTCTACTTTATGTGTACCATACACCGTTTACATTTCCCGCGAGCCGACTGCACAAGAGAAAATTGAGAAATATAATGATCAGACTAATCAtaaatcattatatatatatatacatatatatatatatatctaatagGATGGTATTATATAATAACAAGAAGTTCATTCATTATTCAAAAGTTTAAATACAAATTTCGGATTCAAAGCATTGTTCTTTTAAGTTTTCAAAGATTTATATTGCATATGATTAGTTAAAATCACATCTTATAAAAAAACCAATACTCAGTGTTCTGTACATCATATGTATTAATGAATACAACAAACAACACACTCGATTCTGTCGGCGAACAACAATTAGATAAGAAATCATCAAAGtgttatcactttcttttatggAATGAAAGCACGAATATCTGCTATATCAAATTGATATTAAAGCATGACATTCAGTTTTCGCTGTTATCGAAAACTATACCACGCGgtcaattttgtttttttttcccTATTGATTACAAAGATGACGCAATATTTGATCATTTCACTGCTATGTTCTTCCTgaataagttaaaaaattaatattatttaaattcactaggAAATCGCCAATTTATTCTATCATCTgggataatattaattaaacagCACTAATTATTGTTTAGTAGGAATTTATAAAAAGTATTACTACCTATTTCTGGACACCTCTTTTTGGATTAATAGAACTTACCGTAAAAGTGAAAACTTAAAAATAACTTTCTCTGGGGCTTGTAATTTGCAATTATATACGTTCAAATATGTATGACCAGCATTACAATTATGTTATTCTCATATTATTGGTttagattttcaaaatttctgTCGATTCGATTGGGTAAACTGTCGCTTGATTCTCCTTTCACAATTCAGCGTCCATTTCAATAAATCTGATTGCTTGGTTTTACACCAATCAAAAACAGACGTTGAACCAAACGGAAAGGAAGCGTCGGCTTTCTGTGATGTTACTAACTCGCAGATGTAGCAACGGTATCAACCTTAAAATCTAGTATGACGTTTAATATACAGGCAGCTGCTTACGTTAGATCAAAATACAGTGCTCTTAGTGATTGGCTTGCACGACTAAGCTAAATTTCAATTGAATTAGGAAAATACCGATTATTCTTGTATTTCATAAACTGTACCATCAAGCTGTAAGGAACACAATGACGGATTTAACAGGGTTACGAATGAACGTGGC is a window of Bombus affinis isolate iyBomAffi1 chromosome 12, iyBomAffi1.2, whole genome shotgun sequence DNA encoding:
- the LOC126922594 gene encoding CTD nuclear envelope phosphatase 1 homolog isoform X3, translating into MEKRICMCTPLLYAEVECCKGKRDPNVGETGDQVLPDFGPVRRSVEMLKQLQMGMRAFLLMASRLWTCVFFLLKKQVRAISQMQPVKYEIFPLSPLSRHRLSIVKRKVLVLDLDETLIHSHHDGVARPTVRFGTPPDFILKVKIDRHPVRFFVHKRPHVDFFLDIVSQWYELVVFTASMEIYGAAVAEKLDNNRGILRRRYYRQHCTPEMGSYTKDLSAICSDLASVFILDNSPGAYRAYPHNAIPIKSWFSDAGDTALLSLLPVLDALRFTQDVRSVLSRNLHLHHTW
- the LOC126922594 gene encoding CTD nuclear envelope phosphatase 1 homolog isoform X1; translation: MEKRICMCTPLLYAEVCIILQREVECCKGKRDPNVGETGDQVLPDFGPVRRSVEMLKQLQMGMRAFLLMASRLWTCVFFLLKKQVRAISQMQPVKYEIFPLSPLSRHRLSIVKRKVLVLDLDETLIHSHHDGVARPTVRFGTPPDFILKVKIDRHPVRFFVHKRPHVDFFLDIVSQWYELVVFTASMEIYGAAVAEKLDNNRGILRRRYYRQHCTPEMGSYTKDLSAICSDLASVFILDNSPGAYRAYPHNAIPIKSWFSDAGDTALLSLLPVLDALRFTQDVRSVLSRNLHLHHTW
- the LOC126922594 gene encoding CTD nuclear envelope phosphatase 1 homolog isoform X2, producing the protein MEKRICMCTPLLYAEVCIILQREVECCKGKRDPNVGETGDQVLPDFGPVRRSVEMLKQLQMGMRAFLLMASRLWTCVFFLLKKQISQMQPVKYEIFPLSPLSRHRLSIVKRKVLVLDLDETLIHSHHDGVARPTVRFGTPPDFILKVKIDRHPVRFFVHKRPHVDFFLDIVSQWYELVVFTASMEIYGAAVAEKLDNNRGILRRRYYRQHCTPEMGSYTKDLSAICSDLASVFILDNSPGAYRAYPHNAIPIKSWFSDAGDTALLSLLPVLDALRFTQDVRSVLSRNLHLHHTW